Proteins from a single region of Starkeya sp. ORNL1:
- a CDS encoding DUF4387 domain-containing protein, translated as MTKLADLASLIRSKNAGPFSLTIDIMFDNPETYKRVKDSGKISAKTVAGIYGLSENNVQFFFVDNALAVKASIPRPATQGDLGDADSHGGQQYAPLMEIDI; from the coding sequence ATGACCAAGCTTGCCGATCTCGCCAGCCTGATCCGCAGCAAGAACGCCGGGCCGTTCAGCCTGACCATCGACATCATGTTCGACAATCCCGAAACCTACAAAAGAGTGAAGGATTCCGGGAAGATTTCGGCGAAGACCGTGGCCGGAATCTACGGCCTGTCCGAGAACAACGTGCAGTTCTTCTTCGTCGACAACGCACTTGCCGTCAAAGCCTCCATCCCGCGACCGGCGACCCAGGGCGATTTGGGTGATGCCGACAGTCACGGGGGGCAGCAATACGCACCACTGATGGAGATCGACATCTGA
- a CDS encoding acyclic terpene utilization AtuA family protein translates to MLKKVPNGEIRVLSATGVLGSGFLESSFENGLKRDPHFIASDAGSTDPGPAPLGSGKPSFPARAIKRDLRLMVLGAQRAGIPLIIGSCGTAGGEPHLQSVYTILQEIAVEEGLSFPAALIHAEQDKAYLKAKLRDGKIRALHPAPEFDENTIERSERIVGMMGAEPILAAIEGGAQVVLAGRSSDTAIFAGLPTSFGFPEGLSWHAAKILECGAAAATFRKNPDCIMASISHDSFVIEPLDPELRCTPQSIAAHSLYENTDPYLIIESSGTIDLRDAQYEAVDDRSVRVRGSAFRHADTYTVKLEGAELVGYQSLVLGSVRDPFIIRQIDDWLRRLDEKVRGRIKELYGNTVSDNAITLNVHVYGKNGTMGDLEPIKDATPHEICLLFLVTAPTQDIASAIASVTRHQALHLPIPEWSGLITGIACPFSPAYLDRGPVYRFNVNHVVEVDDPLEMFNIEHVQVN, encoded by the coding sequence ATGCTCAAGAAGGTTCCCAACGGGGAAATCCGCGTGCTTTCCGCCACCGGCGTCCTGGGCTCCGGTTTCCTCGAGAGCTCCTTCGAAAACGGGCTGAAACGCGACCCGCATTTCATCGCCTCCGATGCCGGCTCCACCGATCCGGGACCGGCGCCGCTCGGCTCCGGCAAGCCGTCGTTTCCCGCCCGCGCCATCAAGCGTGATCTGCGCCTCATGGTGCTCGGCGCGCAGCGCGCCGGCATCCCGCTGATCATCGGCTCGTGCGGCACCGCCGGCGGCGAGCCGCATCTGCAGTCGGTCTATACGATCCTGCAGGAGATTGCGGTGGAGGAGGGGCTGAGCTTCCCCGCTGCGCTGATCCATGCCGAGCAGGACAAGGCCTATCTCAAGGCCAAGCTGCGCGACGGCAAGATCCGCGCGCTGCATCCCGCACCCGAATTCGACGAGAACACCATCGAGCGCAGCGAACGCATCGTCGGCATGATGGGCGCCGAACCTATCCTCGCGGCGATCGAGGGCGGCGCCCAGGTGGTGCTGGCGGGGCGCTCCAGCGACACCGCCATCTTCGCCGGGCTGCCGACGAGTTTCGGCTTTCCCGAGGGGCTGTCCTGGCACGCCGCCAAGATCCTCGAATGCGGTGCGGCGGCGGCCACCTTCCGCAAGAACCCGGATTGCATCATGGCCTCGATCAGCCATGACAGCTTCGTCATCGAGCCGCTCGATCCGGAATTGCGCTGCACGCCGCAGAGCATCGCCGCGCACAGCCTCTATGAGAACACCGATCCCTATCTGATCATCGAGTCGTCCGGCACCATCGATCTGCGCGACGCCCAGTATGAGGCGGTCGATGATCGCTCGGTGCGGGTGCGCGGCAGCGCCTTCCGGCACGCCGACACCTATACGGTCAAGCTGGAGGGCGCCGAACTCGTCGGCTACCAGTCGCTGGTGCTGGGCTCGGTGCGCGATCCCTTCATCATCCGCCAGATCGACGACTGGCTGCGGCGGCTCGACGAGAAGGTGCGCGGCCGCATCAAGGAACTCTATGGCAACACGGTCAGCGACAATGCCATCACGCTGAACGTCCATGTCTACGGCAAGAACGGCACCATGGGCGATCTGGAGCCGATCAAGGACGCGACGCCGCACGAGATCTGCCTGCTGTTCCTCGTCACCGCGCCGACGCAGGACATCGCCAGCGCCATCGCCTCGGTCACGCGGCACCAGGCGCTGCATTTGCCGATCCCGGAGTGGAGCGGGCTGATCACCGGCATCGCCTGCCCCTTCAGCCCGGCCTATCTCGATCGCGGGCCGGTCTATCGCTTCAACGTCAATCACGTCGTCGAAGTCGATGATCCGCTCGAGATGTTCAACATCGAGCATGTTCAGGTGAATTGA
- a CDS encoding GntR family transcriptional regulator, with amino-acid sequence MTLGNDQLELSEAVPSVEDDTLSSVAMAKIIGLIRGGELLPGDIVNETDLAKQFGISRGPVREAVRQLQGRKLITREPYQRARVVRLDFAQIREIYELRECLEGMACRLATLKMSDAALAELMAAVELAKGPDNYSLVDTDYPFNFHEAIVNACGNSKIRQSLSGELYDLIRLYRWSTHIRVPEGRAHSRDHWQICRAMQARDADLAESLMRGHIRRVAALIENTG; translated from the coding sequence ATGACCCTAGGTAATGATCAGCTCGAATTGAGTGAAGCGGTGCCGTCGGTAGAGGACGACACGCTGTCATCCGTGGCGATGGCCAAGATCATCGGCCTGATCCGCGGCGGGGAATTGCTTCCGGGCGACATCGTCAACGAGACCGACCTGGCGAAGCAATTCGGCATCAGCCGCGGCCCGGTGCGCGAGGCGGTGCGCCAGCTCCAGGGCCGCAAGCTGATCACGCGCGAGCCCTACCAGCGGGCGCGGGTGGTGAGGCTGGATTTCGCACAGATCCGCGAGATCTATGAGCTGCGCGAGTGCCTGGAGGGCATGGCCTGCCGGCTCGCCACGCTGAAGATGAGCGACGCCGCGCTCGCCGAGCTCATGGCCGCCGTCGAACTCGCGAAGGGCCCCGACAATTACTCGCTGGTCGACACGGATTACCCGTTCAATTTCCACGAAGCCATCGTCAATGCTTGCGGCAACAGCAAGATCCGGCAGTCGCTGAGCGGCGAGCTTTATGACCTGATCCGTCTGTATCGCTGGAGCACGCACATCCGCGTGCCGGAGGGCAGAGCGCATTCGCGCGACCACTGGCAGATCTGCCGCGCCATGCAGGCCCGCGACGCCGACCTCGCGGAGTCGCTGATGCGCGGCCACATAAGGCGGGTGGCGGCGCTGATCGAGAATACCGGGTGA
- the aldA gene encoding aldehyde dehydrogenase, whose protein sequence is MTKHETIGRDTSVALTATPSNYQNFIDGNFVASSGATIEVTNPADGTLLGLIPNSDADTVASAVKAARRAQPAWEKLPAIERATHLRAISAKVREHRRDLAEILVREQGKIASLAQIEVDFTADYIDYMAEWARRLEGEVLSSDRADETILLLRKPIGVVAGILPWNFPFFLIARKLAPALITGNTIVIKPSEETPINAFAFAQLVAETDLPAGVFNLIGGRGTTAGEALVTNPGIDLISFTGSVATGSHIMQAAGRNLTRVNLELGGKAPAIVLADADLDLAAKAIYDSRVINTGQVCNCAERVYVEESVHDALVARLKPLFEATRYGDPSKEADLHMGPLVNKAGLDKVAAAVERAKAEGATIVTGGAIADRASGFHYQPTLITGARADMDIMRRETFGPVLPIQKVKDLDEAIALSNDSDYGLTSSIFTSNLNSAIKASRELKFGETYINREHFEAMQGFHAGRRKSGIGGADGKHGLYEFTETQMVYIRT, encoded by the coding sequence ATGACGAAACACGAGACGATCGGCCGGGATACTTCAGTCGCGCTCACCGCCACGCCGTCGAATTACCAGAACTTCATCGACGGCAACTTCGTCGCTTCCAGCGGCGCGACCATCGAGGTCACCAATCCGGCGGACGGCACGCTGCTCGGCCTGATCCCGAACAGCGACGCCGACACCGTGGCAAGCGCGGTGAAGGCCGCGCGGCGCGCCCAGCCGGCATGGGAGAAGCTGCCGGCGATCGAGCGGGCGACGCATCTGCGCGCCATCTCCGCCAAGGTGCGCGAGCATCGCCGCGACCTCGCCGAGATCCTGGTGCGCGAGCAGGGCAAGATCGCCTCGCTGGCGCAGATCGAAGTCGATTTCACCGCCGACTATATCGACTACATGGCCGAATGGGCGCGCCGACTCGAAGGCGAGGTGCTGAGCAGCGACCGCGCCGACGAGACCATCCTCCTGCTGCGCAAGCCGATCGGCGTCGTTGCCGGCATCCTGCCGTGGAACTTCCCGTTCTTCCTGATCGCCCGCAAGCTGGCGCCGGCGCTGATCACCGGCAACACCATCGTCATCAAGCCGAGCGAGGAGACGCCGATCAACGCCTTCGCCTTCGCCCAGCTGGTGGCCGAGACCGACCTGCCGGCCGGCGTGTTCAACCTGATCGGCGGGCGCGGCACGACTGCCGGCGAAGCGTTGGTGACCAATCCCGGCATCGACCTCATCTCCTTCACTGGCAGCGTCGCCACCGGCTCGCACATCATGCAGGCGGCAGGGCGCAACCTCACCCGCGTCAATCTGGAGCTTGGCGGCAAGGCGCCGGCGATCGTGCTGGCCGATGCCGATCTCGATCTGGCGGCGAAGGCGATCTACGATTCCCGGGTCATCAATACCGGGCAGGTCTGCAATTGCGCCGAGCGCGTCTATGTCGAAGAGAGCGTGCATGACGCCCTCGTCGCCCGCCTGAAGCCGCTGTTCGAGGCGACCCGTTACGGCGATCCGTCCAAGGAAGCGGACCTGCATATGGGCCCGCTGGTCAACAAGGCCGGCCTCGACAAGGTGGCGGCCGCGGTGGAGCGGGCCAAGGCGGAGGGCGCTACCATCGTCACCGGCGGCGCCATCGCCGATCGTGCGTCGGGCTTCCACTACCAGCCGACGCTGATCACCGGCGCCCGCGCCGACATGGACATCATGCGACGCGAAACCTTTGGTCCGGTGCTGCCGATCCAGAAGGTGAAGGACCTCGACGAGGCGATCGCCCTCTCCAATGATTCCGACTACGGGCTGACCTCCTCGATCTTCACCTCGAACCTGAACTCGGCGATCAAGGCCAGCCGCGAATTGAAGTTCGGCGAGACCTACATCAACCGCGAGCACTTCGAGGCGATGCAGGGCTTCCATGCCGGGCGCCGCAAGTCCGGCATCGGCGGCGCCGACGGCAAGCACGGCCTCTACGAGTTCACCGAGACGCAGATGGTCTATATCCGGACGTGA
- a CDS encoding TIM barrel protein — MRKYSAHIGYLFSEIPLLERFAAARRGGFAAVEHPAPYAAPPAEVARQLRETGLTFVQMGLASGDAARGEKGFAALPDRVDTFRESVGKGLDYAEAIGCKAVHAMAGVRPDGVDHDRLWDTYLENMAMAADAAASRGMRILIEPIGPGSLPNYFMDDSALGVRAVEALGRDNVRLIFDAFHATNAGEDPVPFVRAHAGLIHHMHIADHPGRHEPGTGTIDFDALYAALEETGFTGFIGCEYVPAGNTEAGLGWLGRHRAGISA; from the coding sequence TTGAGGAAGTACAGCGCCCATATCGGCTATCTATTCTCCGAGATCCCGCTGCTGGAGCGCTTCGCCGCGGCCCGGCGGGGCGGCTTCGCTGCCGTCGAGCACCCCGCACCCTATGCGGCGCCCCCGGCCGAGGTGGCGCGGCAGCTCAGGGAAACCGGGCTCACCTTCGTGCAGATGGGGCTGGCCTCGGGTGATGCGGCACGCGGCGAGAAGGGCTTCGCCGCATTGCCGGATCGCGTCGACACGTTCCGCGAGAGCGTCGGCAAGGGGCTCGATTATGCCGAGGCGATCGGCTGCAAGGCGGTGCACGCCATGGCCGGAGTGCGCCCCGACGGCGTCGATCACGATCGCCTCTGGGACACCTATCTGGAGAACATGGCGATGGCGGCGGACGCGGCGGCCTCGCGCGGCATGCGCATCCTGATCGAGCCGATCGGCCCCGGCTCGCTGCCGAATTATTTCATGGACGATTCCGCGCTCGGCGTGCGCGCCGTCGAGGCGCTGGGGCGCGACAATGTCCGGCTGATCTTCGACGCCTTCCACGCCACCAATGCCGGCGAAGACCCCGTGCCCTTCGTGCGCGCCCATGCCGGGCTGATCCACCACATGCACATCGCCGATCACCCCGGCCGCCACGAGCCGGGCACCGGCACCATCGATTTCGATGCGCTCTATGCGGCTCTTGAGGAGACCGGATTCACCGGCTTCATCGGCTGCGAATACGTGCCGGCCGGCAATACCGAAGCCGGGCTCGGCTGGCTGGGCCGCCATCGCGCCGGCATATCGGCCTGA
- a CDS encoding aspartate/glutamate racemase family protein has product MKAPRIVLLHATPVAIDPIHEAFARGWPEADLANLLDDALSPDRARTPDLTEEMIDRFVALAHYGHRIGADGLLVTCSAFGPAIERAAAELPIPVLKPNEAMFAQALSHGERIGMLATFAPAVVTMEDEFVEAAARLRPSATLTTVLVPDAMDRLRKGDADTHNRLVSEYASQLGHMDAVMLAHFSTSRAAERVRARIAAPVLTSPDAAVVRMREMVTGVVPVLSAMVYP; this is encoded by the coding sequence ATGAAAGCCCCGCGCATCGTCCTGCTGCATGCCACCCCGGTGGCGATCGATCCGATCCACGAAGCGTTCGCGCGCGGCTGGCCGGAGGCCGATCTCGCCAATCTGCTCGACGACGCGCTCTCGCCGGATCGGGCCCGCACCCCCGATCTGACCGAGGAGATGATCGATCGCTTCGTCGCGCTCGCCCATTATGGCCACCGCATCGGTGCCGACGGCCTGCTCGTCACCTGCTCGGCCTTCGGCCCGGCGATCGAGCGTGCCGCCGCCGAACTGCCGATCCCGGTGCTGAAGCCGAACGAGGCGATGTTCGCGCAAGCGCTGTCCCATGGCGAGCGGATCGGCATGCTCGCCACCTTCGCGCCCGCCGTTGTCACGATGGAGGACGAGTTCGTGGAAGCTGCCGCGCGGCTGCGCCCTTCCGCCACCCTAACCACCGTGCTGGTGCCCGACGCCATGGACCGGCTGCGCAAGGGCGACGCCGACACCCATAACCGCCTGGTCTCCGAATATGCCTCGCAACTCGGCCACATGGACGCGGTGATGCTGGCGCATTTCTCCACCTCGCGCGCAGCGGAGCGGGTGCGTGCCCGCATCGCCGCGCCGGTGCTGACCTCGCCCGACGCGGCGGTCGTGCGCATGCGCGAGATGGTGACGGGCGTCGTGCCCGTCCTGTCGGCCATGGTCTATCCCTGA
- a CDS encoding carbohydrate ABC transporter permease, which yields MSRTARKSAAPRRALVGLGAFVILFYSLAPIIWIFIASITPELKADFDRAWLSNRQVTYLPAEPTLSNYVALFDVVPFGIYFRNSTIIATGNMLLTLVIASLGAYGFVRFRFFGRSSFLVATLVAYTIPSVVLLVPLLVIFRTYGLNNTHLGMILAEATHSAPFVLLLLINYFSTLPRDLDEAAQMDGCSRLKVLWRIILPLSLPGLVAGGLLAFIMTWNNFLFAFLLTSTTEVKTLPVIMRQFALGEPAVWGISAAGAIVSTLPVALIFLLFQRMLMSGLAAGAVKG from the coding sequence ATGAGCCGCACCGCGCGCAAATCCGCCGCGCCGCGCCGCGCTCTGGTCGGGCTGGGTGCGTTCGTCATCCTGTTCTATTCGCTGGCGCCGATCATCTGGATCTTCATCGCCTCGATCACGCCGGAGCTGAAGGCCGACTTCGATCGCGCCTGGCTCAGCAACCGGCAGGTGACCTATCTGCCGGCCGAGCCGACGCTGTCCAACTATGTCGCGCTGTTCGACGTCGTTCCGTTCGGCATCTATTTCCGCAACAGCACCATCATCGCCACCGGCAACATGCTGCTGACGCTGGTGATCGCGAGCCTCGGCGCCTACGGCTTCGTGCGCTTCCGCTTCTTCGGCCGCAGCTCCTTCCTGGTGGCGACGCTGGTCGCCTACACCATCCCGAGCGTGGTGCTGCTGGTGCCGCTCCTGGTGATCTTCCGCACCTATGGGCTGAACAACACCCATCTCGGCATGATCCTGGCCGAGGCGACGCATTCGGCGCCGTTCGTGCTGCTGCTGCTTATCAACTACTTCTCGACGCTGCCGCGCGATCTCGACGAGGCGGCCCAGATGGACGGCTGCAGCCGGCTGAAGGTGCTGTGGCGGATCATCCTGCCGCTGTCGCTGCCGGGCCTCGTGGCCGGCGGCCTGCTCGCCTTCATCATGACCTGGAACAACTTCCTGTTCGCCTTCCTCCTGACCTCGACCACCGAGGTGAAGACGCTGCCGGTGATCATGCGCCAGTTCGCCCTCGGCGAGCCGGCGGTGTGGGGCATCAGCGCCGCCGGCGCCATCGTCAGCACCTTGCCGGTGGCGCTGATCTTCCTGCTGTTCCAGCGCATGCTGATGAGCGGCCTCGCCGCCGGCGCCGTCAAAGGATAG
- a CDS encoding sugar ABC transporter permease → MTDVPIQQAQQQAVATPRRRKRFDAFPYMLIAPIVLLLAAITVYPTFKAVYLAMTDASLLRLQRAAFIGFLNFKRMLSDQVFLDGLWRTLRWDLAVVSLELAVALPIALFLNLNFRGRGFVRAAMMVPYITPPAVVGLMFLYMFDGNFGVVNDLLVRAGMLDRSIAWMSSPMASFWIVVAAMVWYGTPLMALILLAALQTIPAELYEAAQVDGASRWSQFLNITIPHILPTILFLVLLRMIWMSNHIDMIFVMTGGGPGFSNHTEAVYSFMLTNQFQIGYASAIAVVLAAMLMFVSAFYVRHLARNVLANAS, encoded by the coding sequence ATGACCGACGTGCCGATCCAGCAGGCCCAGCAGCAGGCTGTGGCGACGCCACGCCGAAGGAAGCGTTTCGACGCATTTCCTTACATGCTGATCGCCCCGATCGTCCTGCTGCTGGCCGCGATCACCGTCTATCCCACCTTCAAGGCGGTCTATCTCGCCATGACCGACGCGTCGCTGCTGCGGCTGCAGCGCGCCGCCTTCATCGGCTTCCTGAATTTCAAGCGCATGCTGTCCGACCAGGTGTTCCTGGACGGGCTGTGGCGCACGCTGCGCTGGGACCTTGCGGTGGTCTCGCTGGAACTGGCGGTGGCATTGCCGATCGCGCTGTTCCTCAACCTCAATTTCCGCGGCCGCGGCTTCGTGCGGGCGGCGATGATGGTGCCCTACATCACCCCGCCGGCCGTGGTCGGGCTGATGTTCCTCTACATGTTCGACGGCAATTTCGGCGTCGTGAACGACCTGCTGGTCCGCGCCGGCATGCTCGACCGCTCCATCGCATGGATGAGCAGCCCGATGGCGAGCTTCTGGATCGTGGTTGCCGCCATGGTCTGGTACGGCACGCCACTGATGGCGCTGATCCTGCTCGCCGCGCTGCAGACCATCCCCGCCGAGCTCTATGAGGCGGCGCAGGTCGACGGCGCGAGCCGCTGGTCGCAATTCCTCAACATCACCATCCCGCACATCCTGCCCACGATCCTCTTCCTCGTGCTGCTGCGCATGATCTGGATGTCCAACCACATCGACATGATCTTCGTGATGACCGGCGGCGGTCCCGGCTTCAGCAACCATACCGAGGCGGTCTACAGCTTCATGCTCACCAACCAGTTCCAGATCGGCTACGCCTCGGCCATCGCCGTGGTGCTGGCGGCGATGCTGATGTTCGTCTCCGCCTTCTATGTGCGCCACCTCGCGCGCAACGTCCTGGCGAACGCATCATGA
- a CDS encoding SDR family NAD(P)-dependent oxidoreductase has product MDLELNGKVAIVTGGSEGIGRAAAERLAAEGCNVIIAGRRADVLAAAASEITAHGKGTVLPVAGDIGEEGAVQRLVDAAVSRFGRLDILVNNAGTSLAKPFASTTRADWDTDFGVKVWAAMELIQAAIPEMRKQGGGRIINVTSIAGRTPAANSLPTSVARAAGIALTKALSKDLAADNILVNTVCIGFIKSGQHERRYARQGLSVGDRPLDDIYAEEAKRRGVPLGRVGEAREAGDVITFLASARASYLTGIAINIDGGTSPVL; this is encoded by the coding sequence TTGGATCTGGAGCTCAACGGCAAGGTGGCGATCGTCACGGGCGGCAGCGAGGGCATCGGCCGCGCCGCTGCCGAGCGTCTCGCCGCGGAAGGCTGCAATGTCATCATCGCCGGGCGCCGCGCCGATGTCCTCGCCGCCGCGGCGAGCGAGATCACGGCGCACGGCAAGGGAACGGTGCTGCCGGTCGCCGGCGACATCGGCGAGGAGGGCGCGGTGCAGCGGCTGGTCGATGCCGCGGTGTCGCGCTTCGGCCGCCTCGACATCCTCGTCAACAATGCCGGCACCTCGCTGGCCAAGCCGTTCGCCAGCACCACGCGGGCTGACTGGGACACCGATTTCGGCGTCAAGGTCTGGGCGGCGATGGAACTGATCCAGGCCGCCATACCGGAGATGCGCAAGCAGGGCGGCGGGCGCATCATCAATGTGACCAGCATTGCCGGCCGCACCCCCGCCGCCAATTCGCTGCCGACCTCGGTGGCGCGGGCCGCTGGCATCGCGCTCACCAAGGCGCTGTCCAAGGATCTCGCGGCCGACAACATCCTCGTCAACACGGTGTGCATCGGCTTCATCAAGAGCGGGCAGCACGAGCGGCGCTATGCCAGGCAGGGGCTCAGTGTCGGCGACCGCCCGCTGGACGACATCTATGCCGAAGAAGCCAAACGCCGTGGCGTGCCGCTCGGCCGGGTCGGCGAGGCCCGTGAGGCCGGCGATGTCATCACCTTCCTCGCCTCCGCCCGCGCCAGCTATCTCACGGGGATTGCCATCAATATCGACGGCGGGACATCGCCGGTGCTGTGA
- a CDS encoding tripartite tricarboxylate transporter permease — translation MDTLVLLFGGFVDVLQPGNLAYALLGCVLGTLIGILPGIGPAAGTAILIPVTAALDPTGSIIMLAAIYYGAMYGGTITSVLINTPGEAASAVTCLDGYAMAKVGRAGPALAVAAIGSFIGGTIATVGLVFLALPLTRLALTFGPPEIFSLLLIGLVLVTALASQSVIRAMIAAVAGLFLAQVGIDPVMGMERFTFARPELMDGLPIVPVVMGLFGIAEILTSIERPLTSMFAPVVGSLYLSKEDVRRSTGPVFRGTAIGFFLGLVPGLGSMIPAFLSYAVEKRVSKHPERFGQGAIEGVAGPETANNAYANAALIPLFTLGIPGSPTTAILMGALMMNGLVPGPTLFAEHSEFVWTIIASLVVGNIILLVLNLPLIPLWVAMLRIPYAILVVIVLAFCVVGAYSLNNQPFDIAVMLAFGVVGYLMRKVDLPTAPLILTLILGPLLERALRQSLEMSGGDFMIFLSRPLSLTLLILAVVVLLSSSLTMFRRVKVDSEV, via the coding sequence GTGGATACCTTAGTCCTGTTGTTCGGCGGCTTCGTCGACGTCCTTCAGCCCGGCAACCTCGCTTATGCGCTGCTCGGCTGCGTGCTCGGCACCCTGATCGGCATCTTGCCCGGCATCGGCCCGGCGGCGGGGACGGCGATCCTCATCCCGGTCACCGCGGCGCTCGATCCCACCGGCTCCATCATCATGCTGGCCGCCATCTACTATGGCGCCATGTATGGCGGCACCATCACCTCGGTGCTGATCAACACGCCGGGTGAAGCGGCCTCGGCGGTCACCTGCCTCGACGGCTATGCCATGGCCAAGGTCGGGCGCGCCGGCCCGGCCCTGGCGGTCGCCGCCATCGGTTCCTTCATCGGCGGCACCATCGCCACCGTCGGCCTGGTCTTCCTGGCGCTGCCCTTGACGCGCCTTGCCTTGACCTTCGGGCCGCCGGAGATCTTCTCGCTGCTGCTGATCGGCCTGGTGCTGGTCACCGCACTCGCCAGCCAGTCGGTGATCCGCGCCATGATCGCGGCGGTCGCCGGACTGTTCCTGGCGCAGGTCGGTATCGATCCGGTCATGGGCATGGAGCGCTTCACCTTCGCCCGGCCGGAATTGATGGACGGTCTGCCGATCGTGCCGGTGGTGATGGGCCTGTTCGGCATCGCCGAAATCCTCACCAGCATCGAGCGGCCGCTGACCAGCATGTTCGCGCCGGTGGTCGGCTCGCTCTATCTGTCGAAGGAGGACGTGCGCCGCTCCACCGGCCCGGTGTTCCGCGGCACTGCGATCGGCTTCTTCCTCGGGCTCGTGCCCGGGCTCGGCTCGATGATCCCGGCTTTCCTCTCGTATGCCGTGGAGAAGCGCGTCTCGAAGCACCCGGAGCGGTTCGGCCAGGGCGCCATCGAGGGCGTGGCAGGGCCGGAGACGGCGAACAACGCCTATGCCAATGCCGCGCTGATCCCGTTGTTCACGCTCGGCATTCCCGGCTCGCCGACCACCGCGATCCTGATGGGCGCATTGATGATGAACGGGCTGGTGCCGGGGCCGACACTGTTCGCCGAGCATTCGGAGTTCGTCTGGACCATCATTGCCAGCCTGGTGGTCGGCAACATCATCCTGCTGGTCCTCAATCTGCCGCTGATCCCGCTCTGGGTGGCGATGCTGCGCATCCCCTATGCGATCCTCGTCGTCATCGTCCTGGCGTTCTGCGTGGTCGGTGCCTACAGCCTCAACAACCAGCCCTTCGATATCGCGGTGATGCTGGCCTTCGGCGTCGTCGGCTACCTGATGCGCAAGGTGGACCTGCCGACCGCGCCCTTGATCCTCACGCTGATCCTCGGCCCGCTGCTGGAGCGTGCCCTGCGCCAGTCGCTGGAGATGTCGGGCGGCGATTTCATGATCTTCCTGAGCCGCCCGCTCTCGCTCACGCTGCTCATCCTTGCCGTGGTGGTGCTGCTCTCGTCCTCGCTGACCATGTTCCGGCGCGTGAAGGTCGACAGCGAAGTCTGA
- a CDS encoding tripartite tricarboxylate transporter TctB family protein, whose amino-acid sequence MTQRNIYQITALVILLPSVWLTFRALDLHYYTSMGPGPGFFPFWLALILSILAALMLVQATLSTSAADRVTIAADSYPDAAGWSRLVAVLVALGATAFLLERIGFGLTMFAMNVVVLWALGTRSIFTILWVSILGSFGIEYAFTHWLNVPLPADDLSALCPLSLCGE is encoded by the coding sequence ATGACCCAGCGAAATATCTACCAGATCACCGCTTTGGTGATCCTGCTGCCGAGCGTGTGGCTGACCTTCCGCGCGCTCGACCTGCACTACTACACGTCCATGGGGCCGGGCCCGGGCTTCTTCCCGTTCTGGCTGGCGCTGATCCTCAGCATCCTCGCCGCGCTGATGCTGGTGCAGGCGACCCTGAGCACCTCGGCCGCGGATCGCGTGACCATTGCCGCGGACAGCTATCCCGATGCTGCCGGGTGGTCGCGCCTCGTCGCGGTCCTGGTGGCGTTGGGCGCCACCGCCTTCCTGCTGGAGCGGATCGGCTTTGGCCTGACCATGTTCGCGATGAATGTCGTCGTGCTCTGGGCGCTCGGGACGCGCAGCATCTTCACCATCCTGTGGGTGTCGATCCTCGGCAGCTTCGGCATCGAGTACGCCTTCACGCACTGGCTGAACGTGCCGCTGCCGGCCGACGACCTCTCGGCGCTGTGTCCCCTGAGCCTGTGCGGAGAGTAG